In Fodinibius saliphilus, a genomic segment contains:
- the rfbD gene encoding dTDP-4-dehydrorhamnose reductase translates to MKLVLLGASGQLGREWQTFIEENGVDDIELLSYTSSQLDITHYREVSDELRKQKPDVVVNCAAYTDVDGAEKNRKQAHKINVEAVLYLAELSKQFEFKLVHYSTDYVFPGSKFDMKECPNGYPEKHPVDPINWYGKTKWEGEQAIRNTTENHLIIRVSWLCGQFGNNFVKTMLKLAKERNSLQVVNDQWGSPTFTEDVVQKSLALLERDAKGTYHLSSQGVINWYDFAQTIFTLSEIDIAVEAVDSSAFPMEAERPSFSKLNTQKLETEFGFEPVEWKEGLASLLKQLGAK, encoded by the coding sequence ATGAAGTTAGTTTTATTGGGGGCCTCAGGACAATTGGGCAGAGAGTGGCAAACATTTATAGAAGAGAATGGAGTAGATGATATTGAGTTGTTGAGCTATACCTCATCGCAGCTTGATATTACGCACTACCGGGAAGTCTCAGATGAGCTTCGAAAACAAAAACCTGATGTGGTTGTTAATTGTGCTGCGTATACAGATGTAGACGGGGCCGAAAAGAACCGGAAACAAGCTCATAAAATAAATGTTGAAGCGGTTTTATATCTTGCTGAGTTAAGTAAGCAGTTTGAATTTAAATTAGTTCATTACTCAACAGACTATGTGTTCCCCGGCTCTAAGTTCGATATGAAAGAATGCCCTAATGGTTATCCTGAGAAACACCCTGTTGATCCTATAAACTGGTATGGAAAGACAAAGTGGGAAGGGGAGCAGGCGATCCGAAATACTACTGAAAATCATCTTATTATTCGGGTATCGTGGCTTTGTGGACAGTTTGGTAACAATTTTGTTAAAACGATGTTGAAACTGGCAAAAGAACGAAATAGTCTGCAAGTCGTAAACGACCAGTGGGGCAGCCCCACCTTTACCGAAGATGTGGTCCAAAAAAGTTTGGCCCTTTTAGAACGTGATGCTAAAGGTACCTACCATTTATCTTCACAAGGGGTGATTAATTGGTACGATTTCGCCCAAACAATTTTTACCTTAAGTGAGATTGATATTGCAGTTGAAGCAGTCGATTCATCAGCTTTTCCAATGGAGGCTGAACGTCCTTCTTTTTCAAAATTAAATACACAAAAGCTGGAAACAGAATTTGGATTTGAACCGGTCGAGTGGAAAGAGGGGCTGGCATCATTATTAAAACAGCTGGGAGCCAAATAA
- a CDS encoding sugar phosphate nucleotidyltransferase → MKGIILAGGTGSRLYPLTKVTNKHLLPIGNKPMIYYPIEKLIAAGIDEILIVTGTEHMGDVVNLLGSGKDFGCRFTYKVQDEAGGIAQALGLAENFVGDDSMTVILGDNIFQTSLEEAVNAYPGIGAQIMLKEVEDPERFGVAEVDNDRIVSIEEKPDQPKSNLAVTGMYMYDAKVFDYIRTLEPSDRGELEITDVNNHYVAEDAMRFSVMDGWWTDAGTPKSYKRANELVSSDTE, encoded by the coding sequence ATGAAAGGAATTATCTTAGCTGGCGGTACTGGATCACGCTTATATCCACTCACGAAGGTTACCAACAAGCACTTATTGCCCATTGGAAATAAACCGATGATCTACTATCCCATTGAAAAGTTAATAGCCGCTGGAATAGATGAAATTCTGATTGTTACCGGTACAGAACATATGGGGGATGTGGTGAACCTGCTGGGATCGGGAAAAGATTTTGGGTGCCGGTTTACTTACAAGGTGCAGGATGAAGCAGGGGGGATTGCTCAAGCACTGGGATTAGCAGAAAACTTTGTAGGCGATGATAGTATGACCGTTATTTTAGGGGATAATATTTTCCAGACCTCACTAGAGGAGGCCGTGAATGCTTATCCCGGGATAGGAGCTCAAATTATGTTAAAGGAAGTAGAAGATCCGGAACGTTTTGGGGTTGCTGAAGTGGATAATGATCGGATCGTAAGTATTGAAGAAAAGCCAGACCAGCCTAAAAGCAATTTGGCAGTAACGGGTATGTATATGTATGATGCAAAGGTGTTTGACTATATCCGTACATTGGAGCCCTCAGATAGGGGAGAATTGGAGATTACAGATGTCAATAATCATTATGTGGCAGAAGATGCAATGCGTTTTTCGGTAATGGATGGTTGGTGGACAGACGCGGGAACGCCCAAATCATATAAGAGAGCTAATGAACTTGTAAGCAGTGACACAGAATGA
- a CDS encoding invasin domain 3-containing protein encodes MRKRGCIVFIIISILFVGIATSKAQTTDVIKASGGTDLSIDSVATQGFTSISGPTIRETASGQLAENGTIALTLPDGFVWNTALTSGDITITIEPTGAANTKLQVSFTSITASEATFTIDQQSSTNGKGQGPGRVEIQGLQLRPDTLEVPYEKQITNTGSTGPDRNYGNLSTAVGAITQVSVETASDGSGQAVPTQNILAGNSFTVYAIGRDVGDNFVENVALTNTSDWTLVGGNGNVPQTAITSSNDRKSATFSSQTTGTTKIKTAYSGATNVTSGLITVLPRPADAITINTQPSNTATAGTPFSTAPVIYLRDQFGNKVTTDNSTQVTASISSGTGTLSGTLSRTASSGEITFSGLSTNIANTIALQFENSSLTTATSNSIVIEPAAASDLKYIQQPTNTAENKTIAPPVVVQLLDTFGNEVPKSGVSVSIDNEPFWQNSTLTSTTDNSGTATFDDLNVANKTAPDTVQLSADFSASSPVNSKPFRIINKNALAEYSITNLSETDITTQQAGSSFGVRITALNGNGNPFTFSSDSTLTITADNVLEGWSSDVTILSGNSSVDTTLTFKSSGNTHLYADSSETIFGQSNSFNVTPADSIDTNTTTVSAGTTQITADGSSTTTITVQIKDQFGNNHLGGGDTVQLTTDTGTFNGGVQSITANDNGDGTYSAVLTSSTTAGVTANISATVNSRSITDQATVTFEAGEITSFAFQLPQNGGTPATQTAGISFDIDVNAIDANGNTIPDFNGSVSLNSNSTLVAGGSATFSNGQLQNHSITLTKADSNVTITAKAENLYNIEGTSASFIVQPNSPDASQSTLVATPNVLQNDNTFESTVSVILNDSYNNRIYQQQPVSLDLTQLEENNSSSSDGVAQASLANGSNIPFTSSKAVYKDTLTATTTIEIVEITASFGNSPSINISQTDTVDIVVPNTWTAGAGGPSGNRTDWTNPENWSQNQVPDSTDFVIIPNISDLPILDLNIDVGSFEIQSGVSLTLFGGNAISLSGNLNVDGVLDIEDNTEIAVGGNFSGTGSFSAGQTTDIQIDGDISLPSFLARTAGSEITLGGSSPQIISSVNFLAQNLNIQNDINVNSGNDLIDTSVLTIDSGKTLELNTSANDTLDVTKEITGDGTLIINDNAIVMSGNFNLNDIDASQGTVIFGVRPGQDPGSSFLSEQQISNLDQMKNAIINNSHGVKTYADVVVDGTLTLENGPLLISSGQSLIAPTQLYNNGTLKLQRNISPQQGWRLISSPINTDFNDLFSGSDTLTVQGITGSTYPNRQPNLLYYNETIPGTDNQRWRAPSSMSSAIQDPDSTGRGFFFYVFGDVSGDSDYTDTLPITLEVSGQEYKHANSSFNFSSVTYTAAADTGWNLVGNPWAATLDWDDSGWTKTNVDNTVYVWDPSTNSYLTWNGIDGSLNDGLIKPFQAFWVKANSSSPVLSIDKSVKTTGGSYHGKSGKKPASIGFLLEADSLSNEMHLTLTPDGSQGYDPRDAYRLLPFDTDTYLEFYTTLDDGTELAINNLARSFGKPITIPLHVGGFKNGNAINGEYTISWPDFGKVPDAWTITLIDRDKSQEINLRQNTFYSFDLSQSKKKSISKNAIENFRLTKKSPAKGKMKDGSGDSRFAIRIEPGADGAGIPDKYALRTNYPNPFTEFTKIRFDTPVEGKVKIMVYDILGRRVKTILDERRKAAFHDDVKWDPTQLASGVYILVMRAGGKQFTKKLTYIK; translated from the coding sequence GTGAGAAAACGGGGTTGTATAGTATTTATAATTATAAGTATTCTATTCGTTGGCATTGCTACATCAAAGGCGCAAACTACTGATGTTATTAAAGCTTCCGGAGGTACCGACCTATCTATTGACTCTGTTGCCACACAAGGGTTTACCAGCATAAGCGGACCCACTATTCGTGAAACAGCTTCCGGACAACTTGCCGAAAATGGTACCATAGCATTAACACTTCCTGATGGTTTTGTATGGAATACAGCTTTAACCAGCGGTGATATAACCATTACTATTGAGCCAACAGGGGCAGCTAATACAAAACTGCAAGTGAGCTTTACCTCTATTACCGCCTCTGAAGCAACATTTACCATTGATCAACAAAGCTCCACAAACGGTAAGGGACAAGGACCCGGTCGAGTAGAAATACAGGGCTTACAGCTAAGACCAGATACTCTGGAAGTTCCATATGAAAAACAAATTACCAATACCGGTTCTACCGGCCCTGATAGAAACTATGGAAATCTCAGCACAGCTGTTGGTGCTATTACCCAAGTTAGCGTAGAAACTGCTTCTGATGGCAGCGGCCAAGCAGTACCAACACAAAATATACTGGCAGGAAACTCATTTACTGTTTATGCCATTGGTCGTGATGTAGGGGATAACTTTGTTGAAAATGTTGCTCTCACGAATACCAGTGATTGGACGCTTGTCGGCGGTAACGGCAACGTACCTCAAACAGCAATCACTTCATCCAATGATCGCAAAAGTGCCACTTTTTCATCCCAAACAACCGGCACCACTAAAATAAAGACTGCCTATAGCGGAGCAACGAATGTCACTTCTGGTCTCATAACTGTGCTTCCCCGCCCTGCCGATGCTATCACAATAAATACCCAACCCTCCAATACAGCAACGGCGGGGACACCTTTCAGTACCGCTCCTGTCATATATTTACGCGATCAGTTTGGGAACAAGGTAACTACCGATAACAGTACTCAGGTTACGGCAAGCATATCTTCGGGTACTGGCACACTCTCGGGAACCCTGAGCCGTACCGCTTCCTCGGGAGAAATTACTTTTTCAGGGTTATCTACCAATATTGCCAATACCATCGCCTTACAGTTTGAAAACAGCAGTTTAACTACAGCTACATCAAACTCTATCGTGATTGAACCAGCAGCGGCCTCAGATCTAAAATATATTCAACAGCCTACCAACACTGCTGAAAACAAAACCATTGCCCCACCAGTAGTAGTACAACTGCTGGATACTTTTGGAAATGAAGTTCCAAAAAGTGGAGTTTCGGTATCCATTGATAATGAACCCTTCTGGCAAAATAGTACGCTTACTTCTACAACCGATAACAGCGGTACTGCTACCTTTGATGATCTTAATGTAGCCAATAAAACAGCCCCCGATACAGTACAGCTTTCTGCCGACTTTTCCGCTTCATCTCCTGTCAACAGTAAACCTTTTAGGATTATCAATAAAAATGCCTTGGCAGAATATAGCATAACTAATTTATCAGAGACCGATATCACTACTCAACAAGCCGGTAGCTCCTTCGGTGTGCGAATTACCGCTCTTAACGGTAACGGAAACCCCTTTACCTTTTCATCTGACAGCACTTTAACCATCACAGCAGATAATGTCCTCGAAGGGTGGAGCTCAGATGTTACTATTTTAAGTGGAAATAGTAGTGTCGATACCACATTAACATTTAAATCGAGCGGTAACACTCACCTTTATGCCGATTCAAGTGAAACTATTTTCGGACAAAGCAACAGCTTCAATGTAACGCCAGCTGATTCCATTGACACTAATACAACGACGGTCTCAGCAGGGACTACTCAAATTACCGCCGATGGCAGTAGTACTACCACTATCACAGTACAAATTAAGGATCAGTTTGGGAATAACCATCTGGGTGGAGGCGATACTGTTCAACTAACAACAGATACCGGTACCTTTAACGGTGGGGTGCAATCAATAACCGCAAACGATAATGGGGATGGTACCTATAGTGCAGTCCTTACTTCCTCTACAACCGCCGGCGTTACTGCGAATATAAGTGCAACGGTAAATAGCCGATCAATAACAGATCAGGCAACTGTCACATTCGAAGCAGGTGAAATAACTTCTTTTGCTTTTCAATTACCACAAAATGGAGGAACCCCTGCAACACAAACTGCAGGAATCTCATTTGATATTGATGTCAATGCCATCGATGCCAATGGAAACACCATTCCTGATTTCAATGGTTCGGTAAGCCTTAACAGCAACTCTACACTCGTTGCCGGAGGTTCTGCTACTTTTTCAAACGGCCAGCTACAAAACCATTCCATTACCCTCACCAAAGCAGATTCCAATGTTACTATTACTGCTAAAGCAGAGAACTTATATAATATTGAGGGTACAAGTGCGTCATTTATTGTCCAGCCGAATAGTCCGGACGCTTCTCAATCCACACTAGTAGCTACACCAAATGTCTTGCAGAATGATAATACATTTGAGTCAACGGTATCCGTTATACTTAATGACAGTTACAACAACAGGATATACCAACAGCAACCGGTATCGTTGGATCTTACGCAGCTCGAAGAAAATAACAGTAGTTCTTCCGATGGGGTAGCGCAGGCCTCATTAGCAAATGGTTCTAACATCCCATTTACCAGTTCAAAAGCGGTGTATAAAGATACGCTTACAGCAACTACAACAATCGAAATTGTAGAAATAACGGCTAGCTTTGGCAATTCACCTTCTATAAATATTAGTCAAACAGATACTGTTGATATTGTGGTGCCTAATACCTGGACTGCAGGTGCCGGGGGGCCCAGCGGCAACCGTACCGACTGGACAAACCCCGAGAACTGGTCCCAAAACCAGGTCCCTGACAGCACTGACTTTGTCATTATTCCAAATATTAGCGACCTACCTATACTGGATCTAAATATCGATGTAGGAAGTTTCGAAATTCAGTCAGGTGTTTCCCTCACTTTATTTGGGGGAAATGCCATCTCCCTTTCGGGCAACCTTAACGTAGACGGAGTGCTTGATATTGAGGATAATACCGAAATTGCTGTCGGGGGTAACTTTTCAGGTACAGGGTCATTCTCGGCCGGGCAAACAACTGACATACAAATAGACGGAGATATCTCACTGCCCAGTTTTTTAGCCCGTACTGCTGGTTCAGAGATTACGCTTGGCGGTAGTAGCCCACAGATTATTTCATCAGTTAATTTTCTTGCCCAAAATTTAAATATCCAAAATGATATCAATGTTAATTCAGGCAACGACCTCATCGATACATCCGTATTAACTATTGACAGCGGAAAAACACTGGAGCTCAATACAAGTGCCAATGACACGCTTGATGTTACAAAAGAGATTACCGGTGACGGAACTCTTATAATCAACGATAATGCCATTGTAATGAGCGGCAACTTTAATCTAAACGATATCGATGCCTCTCAGGGTACCGTGATCTTTGGGGTACGCCCCGGACAAGATCCGGGCAGTTCTTTTTTGTCTGAACAACAGATCTCAAACTTAGATCAGATGAAAAATGCCATAATTAATAACAGTCATGGCGTCAAAACATATGCTGATGTTGTGGTCGATGGTACACTAACACTTGAAAATGGGCCGCTTCTTATCAGCTCGGGGCAAAGTTTAATTGCGCCAACCCAGCTATACAACAACGGTACCTTAAAATTACAGCGAAATATAAGCCCACAACAGGGCTGGCGGCTGATAAGCTCTCCTATCAACACCGATTTCAACGACCTTTTCTCGGGATCTGATACTCTTACTGTTCAGGGTATCACCGGTTCTACATATCCCAACCGACAACCGAACCTATTATACTACAATGAAACTATTCCGGGTACTGACAACCAGCGTTGGCGGGCCCCTTCGTCAATGAGCAGTGCAATACAAGACCCTGATTCTACCGGGCGGGGCTTTTTCTTCTACGTTTTTGGGGATGTATCCGGCGACAGTGACTATACAGACACACTCCCTATAACCTTAGAGGTTAGCGGACAGGAGTATAAGCATGCCAATAGCTCTTTTAATTTCAGTTCTGTAACCTATACTGCTGCTGCAGATACCGGGTGGAATTTAGTTGGTAACCCATGGGCTGCCACCCTTGATTGGGACGATTCGGGATGGACTAAAACCAATGTTGACAATACCGTTTATGTTTGGGATCCATCCACCAACAGCTATCTGACCTGGAACGGTATAGACGGCTCCCTTAACGATGGATTAATCAAACCCTTCCAAGCATTTTGGGTAAAAGCCAACAGTAGTAGTCCGGTACTATCTATCGATAAATCTGTTAAAACTACAGGAGGAAGCTATCATGGAAAATCTGGCAAAAAGCCTGCTTCTATCGGTTTCCTTCTTGAGGCAGACAGTCTTTCTAATGAAATGCACTTAACGTTAACTCCTGATGGCAGTCAAGGGTATGATCCTCGCGATGCCTATCGCCTTTTGCCTTTTGATACCGATACCTATCTGGAGTTTTATACTACTCTTGATGATGGAACAGAACTGGCGATCAATAACCTGGCTCGTAGTTTTGGTAAACCGATTACTATACCGCTGCATGTAGGAGGATTTAAAAATGGAAATGCCATTAACGGCGAGTACACAATTTCATGGCCCGACTTTGGGAAAGTCCCCGATGCATGGACCATTACACTTATAGATAGAGACAAAAGCCAAGAAATTAATTTGCGTCAAAACACTTTTTACAGTTTTGATCTGTCTCAATCAAAGAAGAAAAGTATATCTAAGAACGCCATAGAGAACTTTCGTCTCACTAAAAAATCTCCTGCAAAAGGTAAAATGAAAGATGGTTCTGGCGATAGCCGATTTGCAATACGCATAGAACCCGGTGCAGATGGGGCCGGTATTCCCGACAAATATGCTTTAAGAACCAACTATCCCAATCCTTTTACAGAATTCACTAAGATCCGCTTTGATACTCCCGTGGAAGGGAAAGTGAAAATTATGGTATATGATATATTAGGACGAAGAGTAAAAACAATCCTTGATGAGCGTCGCAAAGCTGCTTTCCATGATGATGTTAAATGGGACCCCACCCAATTAGCCAGCGGAGTATACATACTGGTAATGCGTGCTGGTGGAAAACAGTTCACCAAGAAATTAACGTATATCAAATAA